One Pseudorhodoplanes sinuspersici DNA segment encodes these proteins:
- a CDS encoding xanthine dehydrogenase family protein molybdopterin-binding subunit: MEALLSRMDRTRDQVLRTQWVGRRMRRFEDVKLVTGKGSFVDDLRLPDGVWVEFVRSNHPRGRVKGINTAEAEAVPGVLAVLTAEVLGPLCEAGVNRVLPDLRVLPFAVLAHEEVNAVGQPVAAVVATTQAAAVDAASLVEIDIEPLPLWQDEEPIYRHHWKAGDVDAAFASAAHVARVTIAHERVAPVALEPRTAMAFWDEAEELLTVWMSTQTPHRARQDLAVILNLDESKIRVIAPDVGGAFGGKASIYPEDALVACAAMKLKRPVKWRGSRSEDFLAATQGRGGTIKGELAVDAQGKFLALRARLDYPLGHWMPYSALMPGKNAARILPGPYVCNTIDIALEGRAENTAAMNIYRGAGRPEAAMLMERLADTAARELGIDPAEIRRRNLIAADAFPYALPTGERLDSGDYPRLLQLARSQSHYDDFVRMRAARRKASEVCGIGICVYTEPCGQGWESAEVRLDPNGQIVAATGSSAQGQGRETAYAQIVADALRTRPEAIAVAHGDTATTPTGIGALASRSTAIGGSALLKATEEFREKARRCAARLLQADIEQVELTPEGFEVPVPVRRKLSWYDLGRIAHADAEIVNDFDNGLRTHCVYESEGEAWSSGCCIATVSIDAETGVLTVEKIVWIDDAGVVVNPMLVEGQMMGGLAQGLGEAMLERIVYDEDGQLVTASFMDYAMPRAVHMPELQFGKIETPSPFNDLGAKGVGEAGNVGVPAAIVNAVVDALSPFGVTHMDMPLTSEKIWTAMQADKTE; encoded by the coding sequence ATGGAAGCCCTACTTTCACGCATGGATCGCACGCGGGACCAGGTTCTCCGGACGCAGTGGGTCGGCCGGCGGATGCGCCGGTTCGAGGACGTCAAGCTCGTCACGGGCAAGGGCTCGTTCGTCGATGACTTGCGGCTGCCCGATGGCGTCTGGGTCGAATTCGTCCGAAGCAATCACCCGCGCGGGCGCGTCAAAGGAATCAACACGGCCGAAGCTGAGGCGGTGCCGGGTGTTCTCGCCGTGCTGACGGCGGAGGTGCTCGGGCCGCTCTGCGAGGCGGGCGTCAATCGCGTGCTGCCGGATCTGCGCGTGCTGCCTTTTGCTGTGCTCGCGCATGAAGAGGTGAATGCGGTCGGTCAGCCGGTGGCGGCGGTGGTCGCGACGACGCAGGCCGCAGCGGTGGACGCTGCCTCTCTTGTCGAAATCGACATTGAACCGTTGCCGCTCTGGCAGGATGAAGAACCGATCTATCGCCATCACTGGAAGGCGGGCGACGTCGATGCGGCATTCGCGTCCGCCGCGCATGTGGCGCGCGTCACCATCGCGCATGAGCGCGTCGCGCCCGTTGCGCTTGAGCCGCGCACGGCGATGGCGTTCTGGGACGAGGCGGAAGAGTTGCTGACGGTGTGGATGTCGACCCAGACGCCGCATCGCGCGCGGCAGGATCTCGCCGTTATCCTCAATCTTGATGAGAGCAAAATCCGCGTGATTGCGCCCGATGTCGGCGGCGCCTTCGGCGGCAAGGCTTCGATCTATCCCGAAGACGCGCTGGTCGCCTGCGCGGCGATGAAGCTGAAACGGCCGGTGAAATGGCGCGGCTCGCGCAGCGAGGATTTCCTGGCCGCGACGCAAGGCCGCGGTGGCACGATCAAGGGTGAGCTCGCGGTCGATGCGCAAGGCAAGTTCCTCGCTTTGCGTGCGCGGCTCGATTATCCGCTCGGCCACTGGATGCCGTATAGCGCGCTGATGCCGGGCAAGAATGCCGCGCGCATCCTGCCGGGGCCGTATGTCTGCAACACCATCGACATTGCGCTTGAAGGCCGTGCCGAGAACACTGCGGCGATGAATATCTATCGCGGTGCCGGACGGCCGGAAGCGGCGATGCTGATGGAGCGGCTCGCCGATACCGCCGCGCGGGAGCTTGGCATTGATCCGGCCGAAATCAGGCGACGCAATCTGATTGCCGCCGATGCTTTCCCGTATGCTCTGCCGACGGGTGAGCGGCTCGATTCCGGCGATTATCCGCGGCTCCTGCAACTGGCGCGCAGCCAGTCTCATTATGACGATTTCGTGCGGATGCGCGCTGCGCGGCGCAAGGCGAGCGAGGTGTGCGGCATCGGTATCTGCGTTTACACTGAACCATGCGGGCAAGGCTGGGAAAGCGCCGAAGTCCGTCTCGATCCGAACGGTCAGATCGTTGCAGCCACAGGATCGAGCGCGCAGGGACAGGGCCGCGAAACGGCTTATGCGCAGATCGTGGCCGATGCTTTGCGCACGCGGCCGGAAGCGATTGCGGTGGCGCATGGCGACACCGCAACGACGCCGACTGGCATTGGTGCACTGGCAAGCCGCAGCACAGCGATCGGCGGCAGCGCGCTTCTGAAGGCAACCGAAGAGTTTCGCGAAAAAGCACGACGTTGCGCGGCGCGTCTGCTGCAAGCCGACATTGAGCAGGTCGAGTTGACGCCGGAGGGATTTGAAGTGCCGGTTCCGGTGCGCCGAAAATTGAGCTGGTACGATCTCGGCCGCATCGCTCATGCCGATGCCGAGATCGTTAACGATTTTGACAACGGGCTTCGTACGCATTGCGTGTATGAAAGCGAAGGCGAGGCCTGGAGCAGTGGCTGCTGCATTGCCACGGTGTCGATCGATGCCGAGACCGGCGTGCTGACGGTCGAAAAGATCGTCTGGATCGATGACGCCGGCGTCGTGGTCAATCCGATGCTGGTCGAAGGCCAGATGATGGGCGGTCTCGCGCAGGGCCTCGGCGAGGCGATGCTGGAGCGGATCGTCTATGACGAGGACGGGCAACTGGTGACCGCCTCTTTCATGGACTATGCCATGCCGCGCGCGGTACATATGCCGGAGCTTCAGTTCGGCAAGATCGAAACCCCGAGCCCCTTCAATGATCTCGGTGCGAAGGGGGTCGGCGAGGCTGGCAATGTTGGTGTGCCGGCGGCGATTGTGAATGCGGTGGTGGATGCGTTGTCGCCGTTCGGCGTGACGCACATGGATATGCCGCTGACCAGTGAAAAAATCTGGACAGCGATGCAGGCGGACAAGACCGAGTGA
- a CDS encoding LysR family transcriptional regulator → MNITLRQLQAFKTVAEFGSFTRAADRLKVAQPALSLSIRELERELNLRLFDRTTRRVELTGAGREFLQSADKLLADLDQAVRNAQDLSERKRGRIVIAAPPLLAAMIAPGAIAEFNAAFPGIDVGLVDARNDQILEKLRSGEADCAIGTFDDREDGIRREVLAQDVLTLFCPPSHPLAKLKRVRWRDLRDHRLIMLTRDSNIRALVDRALRDIGENGGKPLYEVSQMTTAIMLVEAGLGAAVLPSYIWSFARDRQIVSRPLIEPQVNRPIALIHAESRSLSPAAEAFAKVLRAQARAAIARVVK, encoded by the coding sequence ATGAATATCACCCTGCGCCAGCTCCAGGCGTTCAAGACCGTGGCCGAATTCGGCAGCTTCACCCGCGCCGCAGACCGATTGAAAGTGGCCCAGCCGGCGTTGTCGCTCAGCATTCGCGAACTCGAGCGCGAACTGAACCTGCGGCTGTTCGACCGCACGACCCGCCGCGTCGAACTGACCGGCGCCGGACGCGAATTCCTGCAATCGGCGGACAAGCTGCTCGCCGATCTCGATCAGGCGGTGCGGAACGCGCAGGATCTGTCGGAGCGCAAGCGCGGCCGCATCGTCATCGCCGCGCCCCCGCTCCTTGCTGCCATGATCGCGCCTGGCGCGATCGCTGAATTCAACGCGGCCTTCCCCGGTATCGATGTCGGCCTCGTCGACGCGCGCAACGACCAGATCCTGGAAAAGCTGCGCTCGGGCGAAGCCGATTGCGCCATCGGCACCTTCGACGATCGCGAAGACGGCATCCGCCGCGAAGTATTGGCACAGGACGTGCTGACGCTGTTCTGTCCGCCGTCGCATCCGCTGGCCAAGCTGAAACGCGTGCGCTGGCGCGATTTGCGCGACCATCGCCTGATCATGCTGACACGCGACAGCAACATCCGCGCGCTGGTCGATCGCGCGCTCCGCGACATCGGCGAGAATGGCGGCAAGCCGCTTTACGAAGTCTCGCAGATGACAACGGCGATCATGCTGGTCGAAGCCGGGCTCGGCGCCGCGGTGCTCCCCTCCTACATTTGGTCATTCGCCCGCGACCGGCAGATCGTATCGCGGCCGCTGATCGAGCCGCAGGTCAATCGCCCGATTGCACTGATCCATGCCGAAAGCCGGTCATTGTCACCGGCGGCCGAAGCGTTTGCAAAGGTGCTGCGCGCGCAGGCCCGCGCCGCCATCGCGCGGGTGGTGAAATAA
- a CDS encoding Spy/CpxP family protein refolding chaperone, with the protein MIRILLGIAVLLPMSNVVLAQSHTNQGHGSHSPTSQAHAPYAEMKDRAIKALSEQQIADLKAGKGMGLALPAELNGYPGPIHVLEFADQMNLSAEQRARTSELYRSMKDEAVPLGERLIESEASLDRLFASRTITPAALDTATNDIARLQGQLRQTHLKYHLAMVDLLSSEQIRRYRQMRGYEQPAGAHRHHKSHH; encoded by the coding sequence ATGATCCGCATTCTTCTTGGCATCGCCGTCTTGTTGCCAATGTCGAACGTCGTTTTGGCGCAAAGCCACACGAACCAAGGCCATGGATCACACAGTCCCACGTCTCAAGCCCATGCGCCCTATGCCGAGATGAAGGACCGTGCGATCAAGGCGCTGTCGGAGCAGCAGATCGCAGACCTGAAGGCCGGCAAAGGCATGGGGCTCGCCCTGCCCGCAGAACTCAACGGCTATCCCGGACCAATTCATGTTCTGGAATTCGCCGACCAGATGAACCTCAGCGCAGAACAGCGAGCGCGCACGAGCGAACTTTATCGCAGCATGAAGGACGAAGCCGTGCCGCTGGGTGAACGGCTGATCGAAAGTGAAGCCAGCCTTGACCGGCTGTTCGCAAGCCGGACGATCACGCCGGCCGCGCTCGACACGGCAACCAACGATATCGCGCGCCTTCAGGGCCAGCTTCGTCAGACCCACCTGAAGTATCACCTGGCCATGGTCGATTTGCTGTCGTCCGAGCAGATACGGCGTTATCGGCAAATGAGAGGGTATGAGCAGCCGGCCGGAGCTCACAGGCATCACAAGTCGCATCACTGA
- a CDS encoding carboxymuconolactone decarboxylase family protein: MARIEKADRHALPEEFKEKFDIIEQSNGYIPNSYLLLAHRPPILKALMDLSKAVIRDEGTLDRGFRFLIAYMSSRTAGCQFCQAHNISSASRWGITDEKLNAIWEYETSPLFTDAERAAFDYARGASVVPNAVTDEMFARVKKHFSTPQIVEMTAVIALFGWQNRLNDTLHTDLDQHTLDWADQFGLAEKTGWNPSDHVPGSPDKAA; the protein is encoded by the coding sequence ATGGCCCGTATCGAAAAGGCCGACCGCCACGCCTTGCCGGAGGAATTCAAGGAGAAGTTCGACATCATCGAGCAGTCGAACGGTTATATCCCCAACAGCTATCTGCTGCTGGCGCACCGGCCGCCGATCCTCAAGGCGCTGATGGATCTGTCGAAGGCGGTGATCCGCGACGAAGGCACGCTCGACCGCGGCTTTCGCTTTCTCATCGCCTATATGTCGAGCCGGACCGCCGGCTGCCAGTTCTGTCAGGCGCACAATATTTCCAGCGCGTCGCGCTGGGGCATCACCGACGAGAAACTGAACGCGATCTGGGAATACGAAACCAGCCCGCTCTTCACCGATGCCGAGCGCGCCGCTTTCGATTATGCGCGCGGCGCGTCGGTTGTGCCGAACGCAGTGACCGACGAGATGTTCGCGCGCGTAAAGAAACATTTCTCGACGCCGCAGATCGTCGAGATGACGGCGGTGATCGCATTATTCGGCTGGCAGAACCGGCTGAACGACACGCTGCACACCGATCTGGATCAACACACGCTGGACTGGGCCGATCAATTTGGTCTGGCCGAAAAAACCGGCTGGAACCCGAGCGACCATGTTCCAGGCTCACCTGACAAGGCGGCGTAA
- a CDS encoding 3-hydroxyanthranilate 3,4-dioxygenase codes for MAQAQAIQKTEDQYNTTASGPTSFNLMKWIAENPDKLKPPLGAKTIFREDDFMVTVVGGPNARTDYHVNPTEEFFFQLKGTVNIRIQHEGKPYDVVLPEGCIYLLPANVPHAPMRGPDTVGLIIERIRKNGMMDTHRWYCENCNNVLFEKTVVIELLERDMPPVFEAYYGNPDNQRCKKCGHMNPGRPKKG; via the coding sequence ATGGCACAGGCACAAGCCATCCAGAAAACCGAAGACCAATACAACACCACAGCGAGCGGCCCCACCTCGTTCAACCTGATGAAGTGGATCGCCGAGAACCCCGACAAGCTGAAGCCACCGCTTGGCGCCAAGACCATCTTCCGCGAGGATGATTTCATGGTCACAGTCGTCGGCGGGCCGAATGCGCGCACCGACTATCACGTCAACCCGACGGAAGAATTCTTCTTCCAACTGAAGGGCACGGTGAACATCCGCATCCAGCATGAGGGCAAGCCGTACGACGTGGTGCTGCCGGAAGGCTGCATCTATCTGTTGCCTGCCAATGTGCCGCATGCGCCGATGCGCGGGCCCGATACCGTCGGCCTGATCATCGAGCGCATCCGCAAGAACGGCATGATGGATACGCACCGTTGGTATTGCGAGAATTGCAATAACGTCCTGTTCGAAAAGACAGTTGTGATCGAACTGCTCGAGCGCGACATGCCGCCGGTATTCGAGGCCTATTACGGCAATCCGGACAACCAGCGCTGCAAAAAATGCGGCCACATGAATCCGGGCCGCCCGAAGAAGGGGTAA
- a CDS encoding AraC family transcriptional regulator yields MAYEIPHFGDLDRLLPATRTTRPDIARSHLSAIFADHDLKLRSGRVDFSHQQASLCDTSIGILRYGTDVEVVAPALDCYVLQLTLDGEVAFRTESFETVLSPGTLFVMNPGLRYRKSWSRDAQQVMIKIPRRRLQAHAGRSGQGARPIRFPHQPSPLTSSQGLVSLIAYLCRDLSHAQGLCGREVLRREMEDVLLSALLTTQGVDGMDEACREPFHLRRAEEHIRAHCSRPVSLSELVVVAGVSERTLQQSFLRHRGQNPSAFSRDLRLDLAREAIVSRGDASVTEIALEFGFNHFGRFAQSYSARFGEKPSETLRRARH; encoded by the coding sequence ATGGCTTACGAGATTCCGCATTTTGGCGACCTTGACCGCCTGTTGCCGGCGACCCGCACCACACGCCCCGATATCGCGCGCTCGCATCTTTCGGCGATCTTCGCCGACCACGATCTGAAGCTGCGATCGGGCCGGGTGGATTTCAGCCACCAGCAAGCGAGCTTGTGCGACACCTCGATCGGCATCCTGCGTTATGGCACCGACGTCGAAGTCGTGGCGCCGGCGCTCGACTGCTACGTGCTGCAACTCACGCTCGACGGCGAAGTGGCATTCCGCACCGAAAGTTTTGAAACGGTGCTGTCGCCTGGCACCCTGTTTGTGATGAATCCCGGTCTGCGCTATCGCAAGAGCTGGAGCCGCGACGCGCAGCAAGTGATGATCAAGATTCCGCGCCGCCGGCTGCAAGCGCATGCGGGACGGAGCGGGCAGGGTGCGCGGCCGATCCGCTTCCCGCATCAGCCATCGCCGCTGACCAGCTCGCAAGGGCTTGTCAGTCTGATCGCCTATCTTTGCCGCGATCTGAGCCATGCGCAGGGGCTTTGCGGGCGGGAGGTCCTGCGTCGCGAGATGGAAGACGTGTTGCTGTCTGCATTGCTGACGACGCAGGGCGTCGACGGCATGGATGAGGCCTGCCGTGAGCCGTTTCATCTTCGCCGTGCCGAAGAACATATTCGTGCGCATTGCAGCCGCCCGGTCAGCCTGTCCGAACTTGTCGTGGTCGCGGGTGTGAGCGAGCGGACCTTACAGCAATCGTTTCTCCGCCATCGCGGGCAAAATCCGTCCGCGTTCTCACGCGACCTGCGGCTCGATCTTGCACGCGAGGCGATTGTTTCGCGCGGTGACGCCAGCGTTACCGAGATCGCGCTGGAATTCGGTTTCAATCACTTCGGGCGCTTTGCGCAAAGCTACAGCGCGCGGTTCGGCGAGAAGCCATCGGAGACGCTGAGGCGGGCGAGGCATTAG
- a CDS encoding 4-hydroxyphenylacetate 3-hydroxylase family protein: MLKSGKDYLEGLRDGRVVYIGRERVDDVPSHPAFRNAARAFADFYDMKRDPALRDALTYEEDGERHSIYYMKARTKDDLAKRSHAHRILAEPSFGLLGRSPDYIASFVTGMNLRPELFGPYAGNVRAYYKFMRDNDIFAAHAIVSPQASRDPDFFQRKNLPNPACRVIAEDDDGVVISGMKMLATGSALADEIWIGNILPLSPEAKAESITFAVPCNAKGVSLWSRKPFAPAAPSEFEAPLTYRFDEADAMVMFDNVKVPWERVFVHNDPALSRGLYIETAAHSYGNHHSNVRLLVKMQFLTGLASRIAQANGAAEVPAVRETLGRLAALEALLEAVVAGQIQAAEEWPVPGYLTFNRRMMYAGLNWGVENYSLVIDTLRELCGGGMLQMPADGSVLEDAGMAEQFRTFWQTPHMGALDRMKLFRLAWDIIGSELGGRHLQYEKFFPGASFIVRNHNYREAPWTAWQGRIDTILQRMTPPPELTEAAE; encoded by the coding sequence ATGCTAAAATCCGGCAAGGACTATCTCGAGGGCCTGCGCGACGGGCGTGTGGTCTATATCGGCCGCGAGCGCGTGGACGACGTCCCGAGCCATCCGGCCTTCCGCAACGCCGCACGCGCCTTCGCCGATTTCTACGACATGAAGCGCGATCCGGCCTTGCGCGATGCGCTGACTTACGAGGAAGACGGCGAGCGCCACAGCATCTATTACATGAAGGCGCGGACCAAGGACGATCTCGCAAAGCGCAGCCATGCCCATCGCATCCTTGCCGAGCCGAGCTTTGGCCTGCTCGGCCGCTCGCCGGATTATATCGCCAGCTTCGTCACCGGCATGAATCTGCGCCCCGAATTGTTCGGCCCATATGCCGGCAATGTCCGCGCCTATTACAAATTCATGCGCGACAACGACATCTTCGCCGCGCATGCGATCGTGTCGCCGCAGGCCTCGCGCGATCCGGATTTCTTCCAGCGCAAGAATTTGCCCAATCCGGCCTGCCGTGTGATCGCCGAGGACGATGATGGCGTCGTCATTTCCGGCATGAAGATGCTGGCGACGGGCTCCGCGCTCGCCGACGAGATCTGGATCGGCAACATCCTGCCGCTGTCGCCGGAAGCCAAGGCGGAATCGATCACCTTCGCCGTGCCGTGCAATGCCAAGGGCGTGTCGCTCTGGTCGCGCAAGCCGTTCGCGCCTGCCGCGCCATCCGAATTCGAAGCGCCCTTGACCTATCGCTTCGACGAGGCCGACGCGATGGTGATGTTCGACAACGTCAAGGTGCCGTGGGAACGCGTGTTCGTGCACAACGATCCGGCGCTCTCGCGCGGACTTTATATCGAGACTGCCGCGCATTCCTACGGCAATCATCATTCCAATGTGCGGCTCCTGGTGAAGATGCAGTTCCTCACCGGCCTTGCCAGCCGCATCGCGCAGGCGAATGGCGCAGCCGAAGTGCCGGCAGTGCGCGAAACGCTCGGCCGCCTCGCCGCGCTGGAAGCATTGCTCGAGGCGGTCGTCGCCGGACAGATCCAGGCGGCCGAGGAATGGCCGGTGCCGGGCTATCTCACCTTCAACCGCCGCATGATGTATGCCGGATTGAACTGGGGCGTCGAGAATTACTCACTCGTGATTGATACGCTGCGCGAACTCTGCGGCGGCGGCATGCTGCAGATGCCGGCCGACGGTTCGGTGCTGGAAGACGCGGGCATGGCTGAACAGTTCCGCACCTTCTGGCAGACGCCGCATATGGGCGCGCTCGACCGCATGAAGCTGTTCCGCCTGGCCTGGGACATCATCGGCTCGGAGCTTGGCGGCCGCCATCTGCAATACGAGAAATTCTTCCCCGGCGCGTCGTTCATCGTGCGCAATCACAATTATCGCGAAGCGCCATGGACGGCATGGCAGGGTCGCATTGACACGATCCTGCAGCGCATGACACCACCGCCTGAACTCACAGAAGCTGCAGAGTAG
- a CDS encoding aspartate dehydrogenase encodes MNRKLRVVFIGFGAINSRVADLLKQRGAAIEIVGVATKDDPVERARIPSGVAFLASPSDLAALKPDLVVEAAGRAAIDMWAPSALATAPCMITASTSAFCDDALLPRLAAIAEQNNSRILIPSGAIGGIDALAGAATLGLDSVVHQIVKPPVAWKGTPAEKLLDLACLSERKVFFSGTAREAASQYPQNANATVVTSLAGIGLDKTKVELVADPAVRLNGHHITATGGFGRMSISLENNPLATNPKSSELTALSLVRLIEQQTKPVTV; translated from the coding sequence ATGAACCGCAAGCTCCGTGTCGTCTTTATCGGCTTTGGCGCGATCAACAGCCGCGTCGCCGATCTTCTGAAACAGCGCGGCGCCGCGATCGAGATCGTTGGTGTCGCGACGAAAGACGATCCGGTCGAGCGTGCGCGTATTCCCTCCGGCGTCGCGTTCCTTGCATCGCCCTCGGACCTCGCTGCGTTGAAGCCCGATCTCGTCGTCGAAGCCGCGGGCCGTGCCGCCATCGACATGTGGGCGCCGTCGGCGCTGGCCACAGCGCCCTGCATGATCACCGCATCGACCAGCGCCTTCTGCGACGACGCATTGCTGCCACGCCTCGCTGCCATCGCGGAACAAAACAACAGCCGCATTCTGATTCCGTCCGGCGCGATCGGCGGCATCGATGCGCTTGCCGGTGCGGCGACACTCGGGCTCGACAGCGTCGTGCATCAGATCGTCAAACCGCCGGTGGCCTGGAAAGGCACGCCGGCGGAAAAGCTGCTCGACCTCGCCTGCTTGTCGGAACGAAAGGTTTTCTTCTCAGGAACGGCCCGCGAAGCAGCCAGCCAGTACCCGCAGAATGCCAATGCGACGGTCGTCACGTCGCTCGCCGGCATCGGCCTCGACAAGACGAAGGTGGAGCTGGTCGCCGATCCGGCCGTCAGGCTGAACGGCCATCACATCACCGCAACCGGCGGTTTCGGCCGCATGAGCATCAGCCTGGAAAACAACCCGCTGGCCACCAATCCGAAATCGTCGGAACTGACGGCGCTGAGCCTGGTCCGCCTGATCGAGCAGCAGACGAAACCTGTCACTGTTTGA
- a CDS encoding VOC family protein, with protein sequence MPRLRHFAICVSDLDKSAKFYGDVFGMKRHGREDLSIGSAVYMGDGTINLALLNFVGTEGHDFGDKAEGQIGPNHFGFQVDSMKETQALIEQNGGRFFFDLGDERKGNFERKFKDPEGIIFDISENGWVGTDGRKIKSDPAHAFLDEVLVTPEALSGRIKHFALTVKQLEKQSEFYQTVFGLKFLGYDHQPMGSAIYLSDGVTNLALIHPNKPENEIVSGPNHCGFQVTDLKATEGKIDSAGGKFFFDFGDAKHGNFERKFKDHDGVVFDISKHGWTGTDSYIEQKHEDEKTLAPAK encoded by the coding sequence ATGCCCCGGCTGCGCCATTTTGCAATCTGCGTCAGCGACCTCGACAAGTCGGCGAAGTTCTACGGCGACGTGTTCGGCATGAAACGGCACGGCCGCGAGGATCTGTCGATCGGCTCGGCGGTCTATATGGGCGACGGCACCATCAACCTCGCACTCCTGAACTTCGTCGGCACGGAAGGCCATGATTTTGGCGACAAAGCCGAAGGCCAGATCGGTCCGAACCATTTCGGCTTCCAGGTCGACAGCATGAAGGAGACGCAGGCGCTGATCGAACAGAACGGCGGCAGGTTCTTCTTCGATCTCGGCGACGAGCGGAAGGGCAATTTCGAACGCAAGTTCAAGGACCCCGAAGGCATCATCTTCGACATTTCGGAGAATGGCTGGGTCGGCACCGACGGCCGCAAAATCAAGTCCGATCCGGCGCATGCGTTTCTCGACGAGGTTCTGGTGACGCCGGAAGCCCTTTCAGGCCGGATCAAGCATTTCGCCCTGACGGTGAAGCAACTGGAGAAGCAGTCGGAATTCTACCAGACGGTGTTCGGCCTGAAATTCCTCGGCTACGATCATCAGCCGATGGGCTCGGCGATCTATCTCAGCGACGGCGTCACCAATCTCGCGCTGATTCATCCGAACAAGCCGGAGAACGAGATTGTGTCCGGGCCGAACCATTGCGGCTTCCAGGTCACCGACCTCAAGGCCACCGAAGGCAAGATCGACAGCGCCGGCGGCAAGTTCTTCTTCGACTTCGGCGACGCCAAGCACGGCAATTTCGAGCGCAAGTTCAAGGATCACGACGGCGTCGTGTTCGATATCTCCAAGCACGGCTGGACCGGCACCGACAGCTATATCGAGCAGAAGCACGAAGACGAGAAGACGCTCGCGCCGGCGAAGTAG
- a CDS encoding zinc-dependent alcohol dehydrogenase family protein — protein sequence MTAMVSMRPGAPLERVERPLPHPGVGELLVRVEACAVCRTDLHVIDDELPAVKRPIVPGHEIVGRVEALGPSTDGFQIGQRVGIPWLGHTCGHCAYCRADRENLCDDPEFTGYTRDGGFATHVAAHSDFVLDLSDYPDPVATAPLLCAGLIGWRSLVAAGPGRAVGLFGFGAAAHIIAQVGRWQGRRVYAFTRTGDNAAQDLARSLGAVWAGASMDTPPELLDCAIIFAPAGELVPRALKLVKKGGRVVCGGIHMSDIPSFPYRDLWEEREIVSVANLTRKDGHEFLSVAKQAGVTVHTTSYPLTAANDAIADLRSGRLVGAAVLVP from the coding sequence ATGACAGCCATGGTGTCGATGCGTCCCGGCGCCCCGCTGGAGCGCGTCGAACGGCCATTGCCACATCCGGGCGTTGGCGAACTGCTTGTTCGGGTCGAAGCCTGCGCCGTCTGCCGCACCGATCTCCATGTGATCGACGATGAATTGCCAGCGGTGAAAAGGCCGATCGTTCCGGGACACGAAATCGTTGGCCGTGTCGAAGCGCTCGGTCCATCGACGGACGGTTTTCAGATCGGCCAGCGCGTCGGCATTCCGTGGCTTGGCCACACCTGCGGACATTGCGCTTATTGCCGTGCCGATCGCGAAAACCTCTGCGACGATCCGGAATTCACCGGCTATACGCGCGATGGCGGATTTGCGACGCATGTTGCCGCGCACTCGGATTTCGTGCTCGATCTCAGCGATTATCCAGATCCGGTCGCGACAGCGCCGCTCCTGTGCGCGGGCCTGATCGGATGGCGGTCTCTTGTTGCCGCAGGACCGGGCAGGGCTGTCGGATTATTTGGCTTTGGCGCTGCTGCGCACATCATCGCGCAGGTGGGCCGATGGCAAGGCCGACGCGTTTATGCGTTTACGCGCACAGGCGACAACGCGGCGCAGGATCTCGCGCGTTCGCTCGGCGCTGTCTGGGCCGGTGCGTCGATGGACACGCCGCCGGAACTCCTCGATTGCGCCATCATCTTCGCGCCAGCCGGCGAACTCGTGCCGCGCGCGCTGAAGCTCGTGAAAAAGGGCGGCCGCGTCGTCTGCGGCGGCATTCACATGAGCGATATTCCGTCATTTCCCTATCGCGATCTCTGGGAGGAGCGGGAGATCGTGTCGGTGGCCAACCTCACGCGCAAGGACGGCCATGAATTTCTGTCGGTTGCGAAACAGGCGGGCGTGACGGTGCATACGACATCTTATCCGCTCACCGCCGCGAACGACGCCATCGCCGATCTTCGGTCAGGCCGGCTCGTCGGCGCGGCCGTGCTGGTGCCGTGA